The Persephonella sp. KM09-Lau-8 nucleotide sequence AAGGCAATAGAAGACAAAATAAAGCAATACAAAGAGGCTTTTTCAGGTTATCCAACCCAGATATGTTATGCAGCAAAGGCAAACTCAAATCTATCCATTTTAAAAATATTTAATAAACATGGACTTGGGCTTGATATTGTTTCTGGAGGAGAGCTTTACAGAGGACTAAAGGCAGGATTTCCTCCAGATAAAATTGTTTATGCAGGGGTAGGTAAAACGGATAATGAATTAATTCAGGCTATTGATGCAGGAATACTTTCCTTTAATGTTGAGAGTTTAATGGAACTGGATGTTTTAAATGAACTTGCTGGAAAATTAGGTAAAAAAGCAAATGTATCTATCAGAATAAACCCTGATGTTGACCCGAAAACACATCCTTATATCTCAACAGGAATGAAAAAAAGTAAGTTTGGCATAGATATGGAAGATGCTGAAGAAGCATTTTTAAAAGCAAATAAACTGCCAAACCTTAATCTTGTTGGTATTCACTGTCATATTGGTTCACAAATTATGGATGTTTCCCCATATAAAGAAGCTGTTGAAAAAACTGTGGAACTGGTATTAAAACTACAGAAAAAAGGAATAAATCTTAAACATATAGATATTGGCGGTGGACTTGGAATTAAATACAAACCTGAAGACAATCCACCCCATCCCAGAGAGCTGGCAGAAGCAGTTATTCCAGTTGTCCGTGAAACAGGACTTAAACTGCTTATTGAACCGGGAAGGTCTTTAATAGGAGAGGCTGGCATACTGGTATCTCAGGTATTATTCCTGAAGGATAAAGGAGATAAACACTTTATCATAATAGATGCAGGTATGAATGATCTGCTCAGACCGGCAATGTATAACGCTTACCATCATATTATTTCTGTAGAAAAGAAAAAGGAAAAATTAGTGGCTGATATAGTGGGACCTATCTGTGAGACAGGAGATTTCTTTGCCCTTGATAGGGAAATAGACGATGTCCAGAGGGGAGATTTTCTTGCTGTTATGAGTGCTGGTGCCTATGGATTTTCAATGGCCTCAAACTATAACACAAGACCCAGAGCAGCAGAAGTTCTAATAGATGGCAACAGGGCATATCTGATTAGAGAAAGGGAAACTTATGACTATATTGTTCAGCCTGAATTAGATGCTTTAAATAATATAGATGGAGAGGTGAAATAGATGAAAGTTCTTGTTGTTGGCAACGGTGGTAGAGAACATGCTCTCGCCTGGAAAATAAAACAAAGTCCCCTTGTATCCAAACTGTATGTTGCAAAAGGAAATGCAGGGATATGGCAGATAGCAGAAAAAGTAGATATATCTCCAACAGATGTTGAAAGGCTTGTTGAATTTGCATTAAAAGAAAAAATAGATCTGACTGTTGTTGGACCAGAACAACCTCTTTCTGAAGGGATTGTTGACGCATTTGAGGAAGCAGGACTGAAAATATTTGGCCACAGGAAAAATGCAGCTATTTTAGAAGCAAGCAAGGTTTTTGCCAAAAATTTTATGAAAAAATATGGTGTTCCAACAGCATTCTATGAAACATTTGATAATGAGGATGATGCAATAGATTTTATTAAAAAAATGGGAACTCCTATTGTTATAAAAGCTGATGGCCTTGCTGCTGGAAAGGGAGTTGTAATTGCAAAAACAGAGGAAGAAGCCATCCAGACTGTAAAGGATATGTTTGGTGGTCTATTCGGGGAAGCAAGTAAAAGAATTGTGATAGAAGAGTTTCTGGAAGGTGAAGAAGCTTCATATATAGCTATGGTGGATGGGGATAAACTTGTTCCAATGGCAACCTCTCAAGACCACAAGCAGG carries:
- the lysA gene encoding diaminopimelate decarboxylase produces the protein MEESFNSYFRYKGNQLFCEDIPAKDIVAEYGTPVYIYSKKAIEDKIKQYKEAFSGYPTQICYAAKANSNLSILKIFNKHGLGLDIVSGGELYRGLKAGFPPDKIVYAGVGKTDNELIQAIDAGILSFNVESLMELDVLNELAGKLGKKANVSIRINPDVDPKTHPYISTGMKKSKFGIDMEDAEEAFLKANKLPNLNLVGIHCHIGSQIMDVSPYKEAVEKTVELVLKLQKKGINLKHIDIGGGLGIKYKPEDNPPHPRELAEAVIPVVRETGLKLLIEPGRSLIGEAGILVSQVLFLKDKGDKHFIIIDAGMNDLLRPAMYNAYHHIISVEKKKEKLVADIVGPICETGDFFALDREIDDVQRGDFLAVMSAGAYGFSMASNYNTRPRAAEVLIDGNRAYLIRERETYDYIVQPELDALNNIDGEVK
- the purD gene encoding phosphoribosylamine--glycine ligase, translated to MKVLVVGNGGREHALAWKIKQSPLVSKLYVAKGNAGIWQIAEKVDISPTDVERLVEFALKEKIDLTVVGPEQPLSEGIVDAFEEAGLKIFGHRKNAAILEASKVFAKNFMKKYGVPTAFYETFDNEDDAIDFIKKMGTPIVIKADGLAAGKGVVIAKTEEEAIQTVKDMFGGLFGEASKRIVIEEFLEGEEASYIAMVDGDKLVPMATSQDHKQVFDGDKGPNTGGMGAYSPAPVITPEIEKEILEKIMYPTLKGMQAEGRRMRGFLYAGLMIGPKGINVLEFNVRMGDPETQPIMRRLKSDLVQHILDILDGKIDTVQPVWSEKWSIGVVMASKGYPGKYEKGFEITGIEDAEKDPDIVVFHSGTDIKDGKLVTAGGRVLTVTAVGDTLKEAKEKAYKAVEKIHFEGAHYRKDIGDKGIKRLQQLS